The nucleotide window CGTGGAAGATGCACCTCTCTTTGCCCCTGAAGCACAAATTAGATCCTCATGTTCATGTGCAAACAATAAACTGTGCGTAAGACAAAGGTTACGCATATTGTATATTTTCTTGCAAAGCCCAAAACTAACATGATTTCATCACTAGCAGCTTATCACAGAAAACTAATGCTCATGTCTTAACCAACTTGGTATGAAATGAAATGGGAATTCAGATAATATTATGCTGGTTACTCTAAAAATGTGTGCTTCCTGATATCTTCAATAAGCAGTTTCATGCTGAGATAAGAGGAGCCCTCTTCTTCCACTGCTTTGTATGCCATCTTTCTAAGCTCTtgaactcttcttcttctctcttcactTTCCTCTCCATCATTCATGAGATTGTTTAGAGCGTTCTTTACCTGTTCCTTTTTCACCAACACTCCAAatttctcttcctctccccaTCTTATAGTAACCTCTGACCCAACCCTTACACCAATCTTCAACACTTCGACAACTAACTTCTCATTACAAAACTGGTCTCCGAAAAGTGGCCATGTAACCATCGGCAAGCCTGCGGATATACCTTCTAGAACTGAATTCCAACCACAATGCGTTAGGAAGCTTCCAATTGCTGAATGTGAGAGTATTACAACTTGTGGTGCCCAGCCCTGAATTATGAGGCCTCTCCCTTTTGTCCTCTCCTTAAAACCGTTCTCTTCAAACCAATTCTCcaattctcttgatttttctccACCTCTTGTAACCCATATGAATGGTTTGTTTGATGCTTCCAAGCCCAACCCGAGCTCCATCAGTTGTGGGGTTATTAGATTACAGAGACTACCAAGACAAACATATATTACAGACCTTGGTTGCTGTGAATCAAGCCACTTCAAGCATTCCGATTCATCAATTGAGGATTTGTCACCTCTGTGAACTTTGTCTATGTCGTCTTTGTTGCATACAGAAACTGGACCAACGCACCAAACTTTACCTCCTGTTGCCCTTTTGTATTCTTGAACGTATGCTGGCTCCAACTCTTCAAATGAATTAATAATGAACCCATACCTCAGCATCTCAGCACCTGAAACTTGAGCAGAAAAATCTTTTACATCTAACATGGCATAAGGAAGCTGGTTTGTGGCCAATTCAATATGATCAGGCAGTCCAGGCACAACGAAAAGCTGCGATTCAGAGTTTACACTCTCAAGAACCTTGTTAATTTGTATGTTGTGCAAACACAGGGTACAAAAGCAAGAGAACCCATTGAAAGAGATTCTAGGAATACCGAACTTGGTCGCCACATCACTTGTGTAGGGAAGACACATATCCGAGATTATGCAACTCGGTCTTGGTGTTAGCACTTCAAACAATCTTTCGACCGGCTCTCGTAGCATATTAGCTGCCATGAATAACTCATAGCCTAAGCCTAGTGAAGGAAGCATGTCAAAATTCTCCATCTCATTTGGCAATCCTGCTTCTTGACAAGGAAACGGAATTTCAACAGACTTTATCTGGAGCCCGGATTCTGCTGCACGAGCAAGAGGAATGGCAACACGCTTTGCATTAAGCTGTGTGGTGACTATGGTGACGATGACACCATGGTGCGCCAACATTTTGGCGATATCAAACATAGGAATCATGTGTCCTTGAGCCATCAAAGGAAACAAGACAAAGTGGAGTTGGTGGGATTGGGAAGCCATGGTACTGATCAAGAGTAGAGGAGTTCTGTTATTTTTCCGGTGGATGATAAGTGTACATTCACAGAGACTCCCAATCTACTCTCTTAAAATTAATGCTTCATCACTAGCTGGAGAGGGATATGAGAGGTGGGCAAAGGTGAGGTCAGGACTTGGGAGATAAGGGAGAAGTTCTGGACTATATTATAGTAAAATGTGTcgcttttttcttatttcccGGAAGTTTCTGCCTAGTGGAAAGTAGGTACCAGTCTTCACGACTCTCCTTTTCCTTCACGCCCGTATACTTTGAACGCCCCATTAGAGACTAATGGAGCACAATCTATGGGCAAATGTTGCGTCAACCATCGGTAAATGTAGTCTTGGAAACTTATCGTTTTTcggtaaaattttatttatttatttttgattaaaattattttttatattgttagattattttaatgtgttggtgttaaaaataattttttaaaataaaaaatattattttgatatatttctgaataaaaaatattttaaaaaataactgttataACAATACTAAATATTATCATAGTAAGTTTTTTAAtccaatcataattttaaattaaaatttattttaattgataaattaaaggttaaagtgagttttttatatatatatatatatatatatatatatatatatatatatatatatataaacatacgGAGGAGTTGTTGTTTGAAT belongs to Populus nigra chromosome 18, ddPopNigr1.1, whole genome shotgun sequence and includes:
- the LOC133677865 gene encoding UDP-glycosyltransferase 73C25-like, whose product is MASQSHQLHFVLFPLMAQGHMIPMFDIAKMLAHHGVIVTIVTTQLNAKRVAIPLARAAESGLQIKSVEIPFPCQEAGLPNEMENFDMLPSLGLGYELFMAANMLREPVERLFEVLTPRPSCIISDMCLPYTSDVATKFGIPRISFNGFSCFCTLCLHNIQINKVLESVNSESQLFVVPGLPDHIELATNQLPYAMLDVKDFSAQVSGAEMLRYGFIINSFEELEPAYVQEYKRATGGKVWCVGPVSVCNKDDIDKVHRGDKSSIDESECLKWLDSQQPRSVIYVCLGSLCNLITPQLMELGLGLEASNKPFIWVTRGGEKSRELENWFEENGFKERTKGRGLIIQGWAPQVVILSHSAIGSFLTHCGWNSVLEGISAGLPMVTWPLFGDQFCNEKLVVEVLKIGVRVGSEVTIRWGEEEKFGVLVKKEQVKNALNNLMNDGEESEERRRRVQELRKMAYKAVEEEGSSYLSMKLLIEDIRKHTFLE